A genomic window from Rhizobium lentis includes:
- a CDS encoding NYN domain-containing protein: MPSETRSPRLAVLIDADNTSAKIADGLFEEVAKIGEASVRRIYGDFSGTRSKGWADVLAKHAIIPQQQFAYTTGKNASDITLVIDAMDLLHSGRFDGFCLVSSDSDFTRLAARIREQGVDVFGFGEQKTPESFRQACRRFVYTENLLPGTIKDEQNTASTDKPLQPATSAVPLIKKVLSQEDSDDGWVNLGTVGKQLLNLAPDFDPRTFGFRKLSDLIRKTNQFEIRQAEGGPISIRVKQRGNK; this comes from the coding sequence ATGCCGTCTGAAACTCGATCTCCGCGCCTGGCTGTTCTGATTGATGCGGACAATACATCCGCTAAAATCGCCGACGGGCTGTTCGAAGAGGTAGCCAAAATCGGGGAGGCGAGCGTGCGTCGCATCTACGGTGATTTTTCCGGCACGCGCTCCAAGGGTTGGGCGGACGTACTCGCAAAGCACGCGATTATCCCGCAGCAGCAATTCGCGTATACAACGGGAAAGAATGCTTCCGATATCACTTTGGTCATCGATGCAATGGATTTGCTGCACAGCGGTCGGTTCGACGGCTTTTGCCTGGTGTCCTCGGACAGCGATTTCACGCGGCTTGCCGCCCGGATCCGTGAACAGGGTGTCGATGTATTCGGCTTCGGCGAGCAGAAGACACCGGAAAGTTTTCGCCAGGCCTGCCGGCGGTTCGTCTATACCGAAAATTTGCTTCCTGGCACGATCAAGGACGAGCAGAATACTGCTTCCACCGACAAGCCGCTGCAGCCGGCAACATCGGCCGTGCCGCTGATCAAGAAGGTACTGTCCCAGGAGGATAGCGATGACGGCTGGGTCAACCTGGGCACCGTCGGCAAGCAGTTGTTGAACCTGGCGCCGGATTTCGACCCGCGTACATTCGGCTTCCGAAAACTCAGCGATCTTATCCGCAAGACGAACCAGTTCGAGATTCGCCAGGCCGAGGGCGGTCCGATCAGCATCCGGGTG